In Perca fluviatilis chromosome 3, GENO_Pfluv_1.0, whole genome shotgun sequence, the following proteins share a genomic window:
- the crispld2 gene encoding cysteine-rich secretory protein LCCL domain-containing 2: MTCAAMTWIPVLSLSLLLLCVRDSASLFLPDSNELRQLLSRYEEEADQNGTNNAASNRTRRAIRWSDREEILQLHNKLRGAVYPTASNMEYMVWDDELERSATHWAEQCQWDHGPQDLLMSIGQNLAVHWGRYRSPAFHVQAWYDEVKDYTYPYPQECNPWCPDRCSGPMCTHYTQLVWATTSRVGCAVHVCPRMNVWGETWENSVYLVCNYSPKGNWIGEAPYQHGRPCSQCPPSFGGGCRNNLCYKDSQRSETEDMNEVEKPQVPLPPRTTAKPKPSPPKKSASKPFIPKPTTHRTPSSKTPSNTFLAQNIKCETRLRDKCRGRTCNRYNCPANCLNKKGKVWGTIFYDVQSSICRAAIHFGVIDNNGGLVEVTRKDKLPFFVRATKNGIESYSKYKPSNAFVVAKVEEITADCYTTVAEICPYKKPDSHCPRIFCPANCKTQPSYWSPVFGNNIYTDSSSICKAAIHAGAIKADGGFVDVLPLDKRKHYAGVLKNGIQSESKSSAEGASFRIFAVRE, from the exons ATGACCTGTGCTGCCATGACCTGGATCCctgtcctctccctctccctcctgctGTTGTGCGTCAGGGACTCAGCTTCCCTCTTCCTGCCCGACTCCAATGAGCTCAGGCAGCTGCTGAGCCGCTACGAGGAGGAAGCGGACCAGAACGGCACCAACAACGCAGCTAGCAACAGGACCCGACGAGCCATCCGCTGGTCGGACCGCGAGGAGATCCTCCAGCTGCACAACAAGCTGAGGGGCGCCGTCTACCCCACTGCCTCAAACATGGAGTACATG GTTTGGGATGATGAGTTGGAGCGGTCCGCCACTCACTGGGCAGAGCAGTGTCAGTGGGACCATGGACCTCAGGACCTGCTCATGTCTATTGGACAAAACCTGGCTGTTCACTGGGGAAG ATACCGCTCTCCTGCCTTCCATGTCCAGGCCTGGTACGATGAGGTGAAAGACTACACCTATCCGTACCCCCAGGAGTGCAATCCCTGGTGTCCAGATCGCTGCTCCGGGCCCATGTGCACCCATTACACCCAG CTGGTCTGGGCAACCACTAGTCGAGTTGGCTGCGCTGTGCACGTGTGTCCAAGGATGAACGTGTGGGGAGAAACATGGGAGAACTCTGTTTACCTTGTGTGCAACTATTCCCCAAA GGGCAACTGGATCGGCGAGGCTCCATACCAGCACGGCCGCCCTTGCTCCCAGTGCCCTCCCAGCTTTGGAGGAGGATGTAGGAATAACCTGTGCTACAAAG ACTCGCAGCGCTCAGAGACAGAGGACATGAACGAGGTGGAGAAACCTCAGGTTCCCCTGCCACCTCGTACCACCGCCAAACCTAAACCGTCTCCCCCGAAGAAATCAGCATCTAAACCCTTCATTCCTAAGCCCACCACACACAGGACACCATCTTCAAAGACTCCCAGCAACACCTTTCTCG CTCAGAACATTAAGTGTGAGACTAGACTGCGAGATAAGTGTAGAGGCAGAACCTGCAACAG ATATAATTGTCCTGCTAATTGTCTAAATAAGAAAGGGAAAGTCTGGGGAACTATCTTTTACGATGTG CAATCGAGTATTTGCCGAGCTGCTATCCACTTTGGTGTCATCGACAACAATGGaggattggttgaagtcacaAGGAAGGACAAGTTGCCATTCTTTGTCAGAGCTACTAAGAATGGCATAGAGTCCTACAG taaatataaacCCAGTAATGCCTTTGTGGTGGCCAAAGTGGAAG AAATAACTGCTGACTGCTACACCACAGTGGCTGAAATCTGCCCTTACAAAAAGCCTGACTCTCACTGTCCAAG AATCTTCTGTCCGGCAAACTGTAAGACTCAGCCTTCCTATTGGTCACCTGTGTTTGGAAACAACATCTACACAGAT AGCTCCAGTATTTGTAAAGCAGCCATCCATGCAGGGGCAATCAAAGCAGACGGTGGTTTTGTGGATGTTCTGCCACTGGACAAGAGAAAGCACTATGCTGGAGTCCTGAAAAATGGCATCCAGTCTGAGAG CAAGAGCAGCGCAGAGGGTGCCTCTTTTCGAATCTTTGCTGTGAGGGAGTGA